In the Manis javanica isolate MJ-LG chromosome 12, MJ_LKY, whole genome shotgun sequence genome, one interval contains:
- the LOC140845164 gene encoding bifunctional 3'-5' exonuclease/ATP-dependent helicase WRN-like, whose product MSLRSVAENRVLPISAVGMHLSQAVKAGYPLDTERAGLTAEVQKIIADVIRNPPINSGRGPVDSNGAKRIWAVQSLSDPLNFEAKINFPGF is encoded by the exons ATGTCTTTG AGGAGTGTGGCTGAGAACAGGGTTTTGCCCATCTCAGCGGTTGGCATGCACTTATCCCAGGCGGTGAAAGCTGGCTACCCACTTGATACCGAGCGAGCAGGCCTGACTGCAGAGGTTCAGAAGATTATTGCTGATGTTATCCGAAACCCTCCCATCAACTCAG gtcgaggacctgttgattccaatggtgccaagaggatatgggcaGTCCAGTCTCTCTCTGATCCACTGAACTTCGAGGCCAAGATAAACTTCCCAGGCTTCTGA